A segment of the Ipomoea triloba cultivar NCNSP0323 chromosome 1, ASM357664v1 genome:
TaccatttcaaaataaaaaatagtctAGGCGGCCGCTTAGGTGCCGACTAGGCTCTAGGGTGCCTACGCCGAAGCGATTTCGGTCCTGTGTAGCTTTTAATTAACCGGCCGACTAGGTGCCGAGTTGGGCGCCTAACTCGACCGAGTTGAGCGCCTAACTTGGTTGAGTTGGTGCCCAACTCAGCTGAGTTAGCACTCAACTCTGGCGACTACTCCTCTTCTATATTCTTTCAGCCATGTACTCAACTAATCATCTAAACGTATGCAGTTGACTAGTTTGGGGATTATAACAGTCTAAAAACTCTCAACCTAGTGCTTATTGCCTTCTACAACATTGATAAAAATAAGTTGCTGGAATATTtggaaagaggaaaaaaaaataagaaaagaaaaaaagatggtTTATACTTTATACTAAAGCAAGCATGCTAGCGGATGTTACGCCACAAACAGGGGCAGATGTATGTCCTACGCACCAAACCTTTGCAATTagtatacacatatacatacattttattaatattagtttaatttgtcCCCTAAGATTATGCCATTAGGGAGTTAAATAGTTGTTATTTTGTAGTGTAATTAGTCTTTAATACAAAAGTACAAATCAATTATCTGCTTGGATTGCAAGAAAATTTTGATTCAAAGGATTTACGAAAAGTTAATTGTATTGTAATGAAATGCAACAAATGTCGTGACCTTATTGGGAATTTGGTTCACTCAAATGATTTCATTTGAcaattgtagtgaacaatcttTGTAGCCCATGTTAAGGGGAGTGACAATGGCATTTTGGCATTTCTGCAGGTGCAAACAATGTAATAAACACTACATGTGATGATGGTCCATCTATCATAAATGAGATggataatatatactccgtatatttttttAACTAGAGACGTCGACGTCATTATTTGAAAGTGTGTATTAGGTAAGTCTTATACGAGAATCATACTTCTTTCACTTGACTACTCATTTTCGGGACTAGATGGATAATTTTGTTgagattttattgttttttttaataaattagtttggTTGGTGTGAGTGACCGTGCACTCTCATCACTAGAACCCCCTcttgtataaaaaaatcaatctgaCCAGCATTTTACCTTTTAATTGGGTCGGCCCGCTGCGAATTGGGATTGGTCTGAGTTTAAATGTGTCTCTTACCGTTAAGGCCAAATTATTTTGATAagataatgtaaatatgtagtcacatttttgttattataataattatccATTTGTTATTGTGGCTAATTGTTTATAATTAGGATCGTAGGTGAGCATATATTAAAAAACTTATGCCAGAAAACAATATATTATAGTAGTAttattttgtgttaaagttaATACATCTGTTATTGACTAAGTTGTTAATGACAAGGGTAGTTAGTCATGAGCATAGCATAAAAAGTTGATGTTAGTTAGAATACCTTTGAACAATGCACCCCaactttgaatatttttttgacttgataataaataaatgaaatcgGTTGGACGGTAGCATGCATTTAGGTTGCCAAATACTAAGGGGCATTTGGTTAAAACATGCCTTATGCAACATGGAGTTTGCCCATCTATGTTTCATACTTGAAGAAATCTGACAAATGAACTTTTTAACATGATACATTCTTTACAAAAATCAGATCTTCGACCTTGCAATTACATTATTAGTCGACTTATCAATCGTTTCAAGTTGTATTGAGGTAGAATTCAAGCTTAACATGTAACAAGTCAGGAATAAAATTGTTCACATGGACAGCTCAGTTGGTCAAAGTGTGAAATCTGGAATTGGCAGTTTGGCACAGCATAATAGCTGTCATGAAGTGGAGAAAAAGAAGGCCATGTTCTTGACCAAGACATACGAAGATgcttttatttcaagctataaaGATTGTTGTTCCCTCTCTCTTTGGACAACCTCAAAGAAATCACATGCACCCCTCGCAACATTCCATAATTTCATGCCCCACAAatctttcaatccctcaatctCCGCACATCATCACGCCCACAAAAAGCAAAACCAAAAACCCCTCCCTAATCTATGCATATAAAGTCATCCATCCCACCAAATCTGTGAACCAAACAAGGAACTAACCAAATcaccattgttttcttttttctccggCCACTTCAACTCTGTTCTCCGCCATGGCTAATCTCGCCGGAGCTTTTGCTATTCTAGTTTTGGCGGTCATCACTTCTTGTTTGTTCCAAACGGAAGCCACTAGACCCGGCCAATTCATTACCATTACTTCAtctccggcgccggcgccgacCACCAGCGAAATAAGCTTCCCACCGGCGTCGGTGTCAACCCCGGCTTCAGCCCCCGGACCCGCCATTGGCGACATTAGTTTCCCTTCCCCACCTGCGCCGGCTCCGATTTCAGCGCCGGAAATTGGTTTTCCAGTGGATTCAGCACCGGCGCCTGGACCGGCCATCGGCGACGACGTATCGCCGTCGCCGATGGAAAGCGACACCGGGTACGGGCTTTATGGATTCCAGAAGAAGGAGAATCCGTCCAGGACGACGGAGAATTCtttcaactacaatttcaacaacaacaacaatggcgGATACTCTCAGAGGCATTTTGACAAACACAACGGCTACACCGTCCCCGAGAGACAAGGAATGAGCGACACCAGGTTCATGGACAACGGCAAGTACTACTACCACGTCAACGACAACAACCTCGAcaactacaacaacaacaacaatggcgGCTACTCTCAGAGGCATTTTGACAAACACAACGGCTACAACATCCCCGAGAGACAAGGAATGAGCGACACCAAGTTCATGGACAACGGCAAGTACTACTACGACGTTAACGACAATAACCTCGAcaactacaacaacaacaacaatggcgGCTACTCCGAGAGGCAAGGCGTGAGTGACGCCAATGGCAAGTACTACTATGACGTCAGCAACAATGGCTACTCAGAGAAGTACTACTATAACAAGGGCAACAATGGGTACAACATGCCGGAGAGACAAGGAATGAGTGATACCAGGTTCATGGATAACGGCTACGATGTTAACAACGAGAATAACCGTGGAAATGGGTATGAGGCGATGAAGGAGAATGAAGGGTACAACGGGAACTTCAAGTACGAGTTCGATTCCATGGAGGAATATGATAAACATCATGGATATCCCAAAACCCAAACCTGGGAAGATCAACCTTGAATTGCTCAACTCCAAGATTGATTTTTGATATGATAATGGTGGTTTGTATTCCATCTGAGTTTGGATTTGTGTTAGCCTTATTTGCTAAGCAAACCGATGGGACAATTAATCATGTGATTTTAATTTGTCATGTTGGGGTTTaggtttatttaatttatactgcTTGAGAATTAAAGTCGGTTGATGCCACTTAGCTTGATAACAATGTTCaagatttttaattataatattaagtgatcattttatacaatgttctcatgttttattatattttgctttatgtatgtattcatttaacacttaatattttaaattaattgtttcgGTGTGTTCTCATTAATCTAAAATTGAGAtgattttttgagaaaacataactaatattaataattatcaaGATACAGAGAGTTCACAATGAAGGGAAGTGGGATAACAGTCCACACCCTATGATCAAACATGAAAAGAGATTTTCGAACTAACAAATGGACAATCTGATTCGCTAAATGTTTGACGAGAGAGATAAAAGCACCATAAAGTGATGACAATACATCTTTAATATCAAGTATAATGAGATCAAATTGTAAGTCCAAAACAGCCGCTGGGAGGCTGACGAAAGAGATAAAAGCATTATAAAGAGATGACAATACATCTTTAATATCAAGTAGAATGAGATCAAATTGTAAGTCCAAAATAGCTGCTGGGAGGCTGACGAAAGAGATAAAAGCATCATAAAGAGATGACAATACATCTTTAATATCAAGTAGAATGAGATCAAATTGTAAGTCCAAAATAGCTGCTGGGAGGCTTTGAACGATTGTGCGGAGTTTTGACATGAGAGTAGCTATGATGTTGTTCCTTAATCAAACTAAGAGCCTCCCTAATAGCAAATGCTACCTGTGCTTGAGGAGCTAGCTGTTGCTGTGAAATCACCCTTGTCGTCCCTTATAATTCAGCCAAATCCCATACAGTTCCTAGTTGTGTCaaaacagtttcacatatttgagtgtatattgtccaatgaaactgtagttatatcgaaataatactgtagttgtattgtaatgaaacaatagtgtatataaaatgaaactgaataacagtttcacatatttgggtgtataatgtcgaatgaaactgtagttatatcgaaatgaaactgtagttgtgttgaaatgaaattgcaatgtatataaaatgaaactgaatatgttacacAAATAGTGCTAATTTACTCATAACGAcgtgtgggagtgtaaaccgagtgccactagaccgaacccactcccattcatgtaggagtgtaaaccgagtgctactagaccacaagatttttGGCTCCGACTAAAGCATTAAGCAATGAAATTGCGATTGTTGTAGAATTGCAAAAGAATTGAATTACCCGGACCATTATCCATaatggattaatatttgatgcaccgctgATATAGagatgctatacaccggcgttgaaggagaagatgccacatcattaaataaaaaagtcAATATTTACCGGGTCCTTTGTTACAAAATGTTTAAGACTTGTATTTAATTAGGAAActctttatttcttattaacaaaatatatctactttcctaaatatattattacttaattattatataactaATTTCCTAATCATTCAATTGAATTAATCGGCGGTGTATAGCTTCAAATCATGCAATTCAACATTAATCCTCCCCAGGATTCATATGATATGATAACACTGCACACAACATAACAATTATATTGAATATAGactttctaaattattatatttatagtttaagaatttttaaattttaattaacaaagtTCATCTAATTTCCTAATCGTTTTTATTAAATCTATATATTAAACACTTACGGAATATATTAATTTGAAGCCATGTAATTCAATATAATCCTATCCATAATAGAATTCCCATACCTGATCGATAAGGCCCATATTAGCACTTGGCCCATTAGTCATTGCCATTCTCTAATAACAGAAAGGACATGAACGAAGACTAAAGAGAAGTAGGGAAGCAGAGAAAGGCGAAGAAAACCTTGCTTGGTGAGAACGAAAAGCTTAtaactttgtttataattaGGGCTCGATACTTATGAATCTAAATTGATCGTAACTATTCGCAGCTCGAAACACCAAGCTATTGAATTTCCTTTTACGGGAGACTTCTGTCTGTCGCTAGGGTTTATTTAGCTCAGTAGCGATGACGCCGGATCCAAACAACGCCGGGCCCGCCGGAGGCGAAAAACCAGCTAGAGAGGAGGCCTCTGTCAAAGTCCCTGCCAAGGACCCCAAGAAGAAGGACGACAAGAAAGACGAAGATCTCGTAAGCATTGTTATCTACTAAATGAAAACCTAGAATTGTGATAGAGTACTGTTACTTTATTTGTAAGAGTGTAAAGATTCTGTCTTTCGCGTATTTTTTTTGGTCTGGATGTTTTTCTGCACTATTTGTACCTCAATTTGTTAGTTTAAGCATTAAAGTTGTATTgtttacatttattt
Coding sequences within it:
- the LOC116032643 gene encoding TBC1 domain family member 5 homolog A-like, with the protein product MANLAGAFAILVLAVITSCLFQTEATRPGQFITITSSPAPAPTTSEISFPPASVSTPASAPGPAIGDISFPSPPAPAPISAPEIGFPVDSAPAPGPAIGDDVSPSPMESDTGYGLYGFQKKENPSRTTENSFNYNFNNNNNGGYSQRHFDKHNGYTVPERQGMSDTRFMDNGKYYYHVNDNNLDNYNNNNNGGYSQRHFDKHNGYNIPERQGMSDTKFMDNGKYYYDVNDNNLDNYNNNNNGGYSERQGVSDANGKYYYDVSNNGYSEKYYYNKGNNGYNMPERQGMSDTRFMDNGYDVNNENNRGNGYEAMKENEGYNGNFKYEFDSMEEYDKHHGYPKTQTWEDQP